Proteins encoded within one genomic window of Kibdelosporangium phytohabitans:
- the fxlM gene encoding methyltransferase, FxLD system, with protein MSSASTSPDSLREDMILKIKEAGYSLRADVEQALRSVERHVFVPGSSLEEAYANDIVVTKRGPDDQVLSCLSQPSIVALQLEQLEVRRGHRVMEIGAGAGYNAALLARQAGPGGFVTTIDVDADIVESASDRLATAGVGNVQVVLGDGALGYRPNGPYDRIVATVGAFGIPDAWLAQLTPTGRLVVPLRLRGSVSRSIAFERCAEGVWRSVDHRMCGFVPLRNGVADDPRRVIPVTADRTVLLQLYQEHTMDPAGVVGVLDRPRSEVWTGVTYRPRESLEWLYLWLACVLDTSLCLLRVDPAAVDSGLVSPMFAQTTMAIPGPGGLAYLTWRLVDRTEDGGKIMEVGVVGHGVAGAELSGRVAEEIHAWSERYRHCTVQFEIPSAGTGASNRCSGRFFLDRPHRSLIAIWR; from the coding sequence GTGAGCTCAGCGTCGACATCACCGGACTCCTTGCGAGAGGACATGATCCTCAAGATCAAAGAGGCCGGTTACTCGCTTCGCGCTGATGTCGAACAGGCATTGCGTTCGGTCGAGCGCCACGTCTTCGTGCCCGGTAGCTCGCTCGAAGAGGCCTACGCCAACGACATCGTCGTGACGAAACGAGGACCGGACGACCAGGTCCTCAGCTGCCTGTCGCAGCCGTCGATCGTGGCACTCCAGCTTGAGCAGTTGGAGGTCCGCCGCGGTCATCGCGTGATGGAGATCGGCGCCGGCGCCGGGTACAACGCCGCGTTGCTCGCGCGCCAGGCCGGTCCGGGCGGTTTCGTGACAACGATTGACGTCGACGCCGACATTGTCGAGAGCGCCAGCGACCGGCTCGCAACCGCCGGTGTTGGCAACGTGCAAGTGGTGCTTGGGGATGGTGCCCTCGGCTACCGGCCGAACGGGCCGTATGACCGGATTGTCGCCACCGTCGGCGCGTTCGGCATTCCCGACGCCTGGCTCGCGCAGCTGACGCCGACGGGGCGGCTTGTGGTTCCGTTGCGGCTGCGCGGAAGTGTGTCGCGCTCCATCGCGTTCGAACGCTGCGCCGAGGGGGTGTGGCGCAGTGTCGACCACCGGATGTGTGGGTTTGTGCCGCTGCGCAACGGCGTCGCGGACGATCCCAGACGGGTGATCCCGGTGACGGCCGATCGCACAGTTTTGCTTCAGCTGTATCAGGAACACACTATGGATCCGGCAGGTGTGGTGGGTGTGCTCGACCGGCCTCGGTCCGAAGTGTGGACGGGGGTGACATACAGGCCGCGTGAGTCTCTCGAGTGGCTGTATCTCTGGCTAGCTTGCGTTTTGGACACCAGCCTGTGTCTGCTGCGTGTTGACCCCGCTGCGGTCGACAGTGGCCTGGTGAGTCCTATGTTCGCCCAAACGACGATGGCCATTCCGGGGCCTGGCGGGCTCGCCTACCTCACCTGGCGGCTAGTGGATCGCACTGAGGACGGTGGAAAGATCATGGAAGTGGGCGTCGTCGGACATGGCGTTGCAGGTGCCGAACTCTCTGGTCGTGTCGCGGAAGAAATTCATGCCTGGAGCGAGCGCTACCGGCACTGCACCGTCCAGTTTGAAATTCCGTCTGCGGGCACCGGTGCGTCGAATCGATGCAGCGGACGTTTCTTCCTCGACCGACCGCATCGCTCCCTGATCGCTATCTGGCGGTAG
- a CDS encoding DEAD/DEAH box helicase: MIVPDRPDFARARDRLTERGIPWRAVRYWYEDELVSSVGPRGELIPLAVTTALTRLGGVGARPGFQPGGAFDARDAFALRWDAHEPVQLDGGPLVSAGDLVPPSWLPFLPHHQFNRAQAEAAPIIVGTDGHVVVAAPTGAGKTAIGMLAVLRTVLESGRRAMWLVPQRSLADELDRELESWRRRGVNVERLSGEYAVDVDRLHEADLIVATTEKAEVLCRASSMQSILAEVGCVVVDEIHLLGSGQRGPLLEAFLARIRGQEAAVRVVGLSATVSNAEEIADWLSATLVRTTWRPSRLTWQLPMLPATTDPRTAGELRDRVVVELAREITNDGGSVIVFCGTKRTVRRTALAIAASRGVAVGGVNPDHAAGIYQASAAAGVGIHYKDWDHKNEAEKKFRDRDWDVLVATTTVAAGVNLPARAVVIRDTHVGQNEVDIATVLQMGGRAGRIGAGEREGWAFLITSEHERHAWQHALVEGYTVRSQIKDSLADHVLADVLQGRITTLEDATAWWRGTLCKHQGDHDTQPVLDAVNFLLRAGYLRAERRDDQENGLAVTELGRLTARLMVGTVIGADISTRLRLLPVPENPDAAEEQVISAIAELVPELANAPVAEQDRPAVATILKAGGRRDYITSTTAVTGLGSARYSAPGDVARAALLLVARSPDLFTGRRRAVAGLPVGSLYPLFEQAPRYLLWLAAQGFLATTHPWVAIVAADLGRRVRWRQCGPRRGAGRLLWMCEQMATPLHAPTLVPRMWDRAVRGDVSDPDWPHATPPALCQLDPAAYLGLLRDRATSTVLAADPETATVDQLTAGTLVTWTGNRVASTAVAGRTTAEYPGLEDAQPGDMTGAAVFTRRGDYHATDWLAAYHTAHLPTPA, translated from the coding sequence GTGATCGTGCCGGACAGGCCGGACTTCGCGCGGGCGCGTGACAGGCTGACGGAGCGGGGTATCCCGTGGCGCGCTGTACGGTACTGGTACGAGGACGAGTTGGTCAGCTCTGTCGGGCCGAGGGGTGAACTGATTCCATTGGCGGTCACGACAGCGCTGACACGACTGGGCGGCGTGGGCGCGCGACCAGGATTTCAGCCTGGTGGCGCGTTCGACGCGCGTGATGCGTTCGCGCTCAGGTGGGACGCGCACGAGCCTGTGCAGCTGGATGGTGGTCCACTGGTGTCTGCTGGAGACCTGGTTCCCCCGTCCTGGTTGCCGTTTCTCCCGCATCACCAGTTCAACAGGGCGCAAGCGGAGGCGGCCCCGATCATCGTCGGGACCGATGGTCATGTCGTTGTCGCGGCGCCGACCGGTGCTGGGAAGACAGCGATAGGGATGCTGGCGGTGTTGCGGACCGTGCTGGAGTCTGGTCGCCGGGCGATGTGGCTGGTGCCGCAACGGTCGCTGGCTGATGAGCTGGATCGTGAGCTGGAGTCGTGGCGCCGACGAGGGGTGAATGTCGAGCGATTGTCAGGGGAGTACGCCGTCGACGTTGACCGTCTCCACGAGGCGGATCTGATCGTCGCCACGACGGAGAAAGCGGAAGTGCTGTGCCGCGCCAGTTCTATGCAGAGCATTCTCGCTGAGGTGGGGTGTGTCGTCGTCGACGAAATCCACTTGCTCGGATCCGGACAGCGGGGGCCGCTGCTGGAGGCGTTCTTGGCGCGTATCCGTGGCCAGGAGGCGGCGGTCCGCGTGGTCGGGCTGTCAGCGACAGTTTCCAACGCCGAGGAGATCGCCGACTGGCTGTCCGCGACGCTGGTCCGGACTACGTGGCGGCCCTCGCGGTTGACGTGGCAGCTGCCCATGCTTCCGGCGACTACCGACCCTCGTACGGCCGGCGAACTTCGCGACCGTGTGGTCGTCGAGCTTGCGCGTGAAATCACAAACGACGGCGGTAGTGTCATTGTCTTCTGTGGAACTAAACGGACTGTCCGGCGCACCGCGCTCGCGATCGCCGCTTCCCGCGGCGTCGCTGTCGGGGGAGTGAATCCTGACCATGCGGCTGGCATCTACCAGGCTAGTGCGGCGGCGGGTGTCGGCATCCACTACAAGGACTGGGACCACAAGAACGAGGCAGAGAAGAAGTTTCGCGACCGCGATTGGGACGTGCTCGTGGCGACCACGACCGTCGCGGCCGGCGTCAACCTGCCCGCGCGCGCCGTGGTGATCCGAGACACCCACGTCGGCCAGAACGAGGTCGACATCGCGACCGTGCTGCAGATGGGCGGCCGCGCGGGCCGCATCGGAGCCGGTGAGCGAGAGGGCTGGGCCTTCCTGATCACCAGCGAGCACGAACGGCATGCCTGGCAACACGCCCTCGTCGAGGGATACACCGTCCGGTCCCAGATCAAGGACAGCCTGGCGGATCACGTTCTCGCAGACGTGCTCCAAGGCCGAATCACCACCCTCGAGGACGCCACCGCGTGGTGGCGCGGCACACTCTGCAAGCACCAAGGCGACCACGACACCCAACCCGTGCTCGACGCCGTCAATTTCCTACTGCGCGCGGGATACCTCCGTGCTGAGCGACGGGACGACCAGGAGAACGGCCTGGCGGTGACCGAGCTGGGACGGCTGACCGCGAGGTTGATGGTGGGGACGGTGATCGGCGCCGACATCAGCACCCGGCTGCGCCTGCTGCCGGTCCCCGAGAACCCAGACGCTGCGGAAGAACAAGTGATCAGCGCGATCGCCGAACTCGTGCCCGAGCTGGCGAACGCGCCGGTTGCCGAACAGGACCGCCCGGCCGTCGCGACCATCCTCAAAGCAGGCGGGCGCCGCGACTACATCACCAGCACCACGGCGGTGACCGGGCTCGGCTCCGCGCGCTACAGCGCACCGGGAGATGTCGCGCGTGCCGCCCTGCTGCTTGTAGCGCGATCACCCGACTTGTTTACTGGCCGTCGGCGCGCGGTGGCCGGGCTGCCGGTCGGGAGCCTGTATCCCCTGTTCGAGCAGGCACCGCGCTACCTCCTTTGGCTGGCAGCGCAGGGTTTTCTGGCCACGACGCATCCGTGGGTCGCGATCGTGGCTGCGGATCTGGGGCGGCGGGTGCGGTGGCGCCAGTGCGGGCCTCGACGGGGTGCTGGACGCCTGTTGTGGATGTGCGAGCAGATGGCCACCCCGCTGCACGCACCCACGCTGGTGCCCCGGATGTGGGACCGCGCGGTTCGTGGCGATGTCAGCGACCCGGACTGGCCACACGCCACTCCACCGGCGCTGTGCCAGCTCGACCCGGCCGCGTATCTCGGCCTGCTCCGCGATCGTGCCACCTCTACCGTTCTCGCTGCGGATCCCGAGACCGCGACGGTGGATCAGCTCACAGCCGGGACCCTTGTGACCTGGACCGGTAACCGGGTCGCCTCGACCGCTGTTGCTGGCCGAACCACCGCCGAGTATCCAGGGCTGGAGGACGCGCAACCAGGCGACATGACCGGGGCTGCGGTTTTCACACGCCGAGGTGACTACCACGCCACCGACTGGCTCGCGGCCTACCACACGGCACACCTGCCGACACCAGCCTGA
- a CDS encoding AAA family ATPase, whose translation MTEAPVHRNGHTPTATAAGILATVTTGIPAATPPRGTPPPSNGTTTLVRMADVEPEQIQWLWPGYLAAGKLHVIDGDPNLGKSTMMSDLAARVTTGADWPDGQPGCAPAGVVMMSAEDGLHDTIRPRLDAAGADTTHVFALTGISEHDPTCGEHWERLPSLPRDSSRIRAAVEETNAALVVVDPFMAYLGADINPYRDTEIRRALAPLTRMAEQLRVAVVLVRHWNKSGGHHAIYRGGGSIGIIGAARLGFAVARDPSEQTRSVLAPTKVNIASTPPSLAFRLVDVPEHGCARVEWDSEPIPYTAAELLAAADELPDSRRDHTDTEVWLRNFLRDHGGVAPLAEVRKAARAEGIADRTLRRARLQAGIASIRAGFPATASWALNDANAHDTNVQDVDSRGTT comes from the coding sequence ATGACGGAAGCGCCGGTGCACCGCAACGGTCACACCCCGACGGCGACGGCGGCCGGGATCCTGGCCACCGTCACGACTGGGATCCCCGCCGCGACCCCACCGCGCGGCACCCCACCCCCGTCGAACGGCACCACGACGCTGGTGCGGATGGCCGATGTCGAGCCAGAGCAGATTCAGTGGCTATGGCCCGGCTATCTGGCTGCGGGCAAGCTCCACGTCATCGACGGAGACCCCAATCTCGGCAAGAGCACGATGATGAGTGACCTCGCCGCGCGCGTGACCACCGGAGCGGACTGGCCGGACGGACAACCCGGCTGCGCACCCGCGGGAGTCGTGATGATGTCAGCAGAAGATGGGCTGCATGACACGATCCGGCCGCGGCTGGACGCCGCAGGCGCCGACACGACACATGTCTTCGCGTTGACCGGCATCAGCGAGCACGACCCCACCTGCGGCGAGCACTGGGAACGGTTACCGTCACTGCCACGCGACAGTAGCCGCATCCGTGCCGCAGTGGAGGAAACGAACGCGGCCTTGGTAGTTGTCGACCCCTTCATGGCCTACCTCGGCGCGGACATCAACCCATACCGAGACACCGAGATCCGGCGAGCCTTGGCCCCATTGACACGCATGGCCGAACAACTCCGGGTCGCCGTGGTGCTGGTTCGGCATTGGAACAAATCGGGTGGGCACCACGCGATCTACCGGGGCGGCGGGTCCATCGGCATCATCGGAGCGGCCCGGCTCGGTTTCGCCGTGGCGCGGGACCCCAGCGAGCAGACGCGGTCAGTTCTCGCTCCCACCAAGGTCAACATCGCCTCGACGCCGCCCAGTTTGGCGTTTCGGCTCGTCGATGTCCCCGAGCACGGGTGCGCGCGGGTCGAGTGGGACAGCGAACCGATCCCCTACACCGCGGCTGAGCTGCTCGCGGCGGCGGACGAGCTGCCCGACAGCCGCCGGGACCACACCGACACCGAGGTGTGGCTTCGCAACTTCCTGCGAGACCATGGCGGTGTCGCGCCGCTGGCCGAGGTTCGCAAGGCCGCTCGCGCCGAGGGAATCGCCGACCGGACGCTGCGTCGGGCGCGACTACAAGCAGGTATCGCCAGCATCCGCGCAGGTTTTCCCGCGACAGCGTCCTGGGCGTTGAACGACGCCAACGCTCACGACACCAACGTCCAAGACGTGGACAGTCGTGGAACGACATGA
- a CDS encoding bifunctional DNA primase/polymerase yields MNPRLKLLHAALHAAERGWFVFPLQPGRKVPALHGEEKCPRTDRCVDGHLGWEQLATRDTSLIQQAWARRAWNIAIATGPSGLVVIDLDQAKDGQQAPSRWTGCYSGEDVLRRLAVEAGQESPFDTHTVRTASGGTHLYFQALDRQPIRNSAGRRGRGIGWLVDVRAGGGYVVGAGSRVRGTTYEVVNDQPPRPLPEWLATRMRRSTSTGLTVPVTGSHVVLAGGLAHPSSYGDAALLGELDRVLSAQVGERNDTLNVAAFALGQLAADGLVYTDTASAALLRAGLHIGLSYQECVRTIRSGMDSGMRKPRRGHR; encoded by the coding sequence ATGAACCCTCGCCTCAAACTTCTCCACGCTGCCCTCCACGCCGCGGAACGTGGATGGTTCGTCTTCCCGCTACAACCGGGCCGGAAAGTCCCAGCCTTACACGGGGAAGAGAAATGTCCCCGGACGGATCGTTGCGTCGATGGTCACCTTGGCTGGGAGCAACTCGCTACGCGCGACACCAGCCTAATCCAGCAGGCCTGGGCCCGTCGCGCCTGGAACATCGCGATCGCAACTGGCCCCTCCGGCCTGGTCGTGATTGATCTGGACCAGGCGAAAGACGGTCAACAAGCACCGTCCCGGTGGACTGGGTGCTACTCGGGGGAGGATGTGCTTCGTCGGCTCGCCGTGGAGGCGGGACAGGAGAGTCCGTTCGACACCCACACTGTGCGCACAGCGTCCGGGGGCACCCATCTGTACTTCCAGGCGCTTGACAGACAGCCCATCCGCAACAGCGCAGGACGACGAGGCCGGGGCATCGGCTGGCTCGTGGACGTCCGGGCCGGCGGAGGCTACGTCGTCGGAGCCGGATCACGGGTGCGCGGCACCACGTACGAAGTCGTCAACGATCAACCACCGCGGCCGCTGCCAGAATGGCTTGCCACGCGGATGCGACGCTCGACCAGCACCGGCCTCACTGTGCCTGTCACAGGATCACATGTCGTGCTCGCCGGTGGACTGGCACACCCCAGCTCCTACGGAGACGCCGCGTTGCTGGGCGAACTAGACCGAGTCCTATCGGCACAGGTCGGTGAGCGCAACGACACGCTCAACGTAGCAGCGTTCGCACTGGGACAACTCGCCGCCGACGGCCTGGTATACACCGATACGGCCAGCGCGGCTCTTCTGCGTGCCGGACTTCACATCGGGCTCTCTTACCAGGAATGCGTCAGGACAATCCGATCCGGAATGGACAGTGGTATGCGCAAACCCCGGCGTGGTCACCGATGA
- a CDS encoding helix-turn-helix domain-containing protein: MACYSGKTNEPTEPRFYTVDEAAKLLKTSKMTLYRQIDANKFPAIRIRNRLVVPARAITAMEEAAMSQQTVVLAEDFVEPATTHPLSAPAS; encoded by the coding sequence ATGGCTTGTTACAGCGGCAAAACCAACGAACCTACCGAGCCCCGTTTCTACACCGTTGACGAGGCAGCCAAGCTGCTCAAAACATCGAAAATGACTCTGTACCGCCAGATCGACGCGAACAAGTTCCCCGCGATCCGCATCAGGAACCGGCTCGTGGTGCCCGCACGCGCCATCACCGCGATGGAAGAAGCGGCGATGAGCCAGCAGACAGTCGTTCTCGCGGAGGACTTCGTCGAACCGGCCACGACGCACCCGCTCTCCGCGCCCGCCTCGTAG
- a CDS encoding AAA family ATPase — MRLAIAGTYSVGKTLTTIALAHLTGLPRSAAATMRDLLPISVPGKTLEECTPAELIMLIMRRNQERAVNEAALPNGFVSDGSSLHEWAYGTVRVLVGINPNDTVELADVPLTEEIRFYGQVLEQMAVPAKQHAKANYDSFVHLPIEFPLVADGHRPVSERFRALADKLMLRTLRELEIPYYTVAGSVADRLQTIVDIYGFTPASSIDEAIARAEDEYALLDTTPEGQHLSHH; from the coding sequence ATGAGACTGGCCATCGCCGGCACGTACTCCGTCGGCAAAACACTGACCACAATAGCTCTGGCCCATCTGACTGGCCTGCCGCGCTCGGCGGCGGCCACGATGCGCGACCTGCTCCCCATCTCCGTGCCAGGCAAGACGCTGGAAGAGTGCACTCCGGCCGAGCTGATCATGTTGATCATGCGACGCAACCAAGAGCGGGCCGTAAACGAAGCGGCCCTGCCGAACGGGTTCGTATCGGACGGCTCGTCGTTGCACGAGTGGGCCTACGGCACCGTACGCGTCTTGGTCGGGATCAACCCCAACGACACGGTCGAGCTCGCGGACGTACCGCTGACTGAGGAAATTCGGTTCTACGGCCAGGTCCTGGAACAGATGGCCGTGCCCGCGAAACAACACGCCAAAGCCAACTATGACAGCTTCGTGCACCTCCCGATCGAATTTCCTCTCGTCGCCGATGGACACCGGCCCGTGTCCGAGCGGTTCCGTGCGCTCGCTGACAAGCTGATGCTCAGGACGCTGCGAGAGCTGGAGATCCCGTACTACACCGTGGCCGGGTCGGTGGCCGATCGGCTGCAGACCATTGTCGACATCTACGGTTTCACCCCGGCCTCGAGCATCGACGAGGCCATCGCCCGTGCCGAGGACGAGTACGCGTTGCTCGACACCACACCCGAAGGGCAACACCTCAGCCATCATTAG
- a CDS encoding AvrD family protein translates to MSWMNDPTDRHGALVLPSVEDYLGDAQTRFFGAGYRAVDHRFTDVHSADGDGGPLMIASAAVEYPRDWSRKGSTDQRPHLSTIDVLVLGVRLAELWMARNVGLSDDALRSSWIRDVQMRAGRAAVEDELEAVPVVLWRSEVARSPSGSGRSVSTLECTVSTLTLRLELDHPTAPSALAVPVADPISGVNGRVVGAAYRARAPQVTDVRIPADRLTADAHVRLEPWDGLSAPGHGFEAVFQPSIGLIDAFVVVLQLGQILLYELDGLTRTESHTLWMRSTRWQASTPATPGDEAHRATVELREAQLLRNRENEMWRRADIVATLGRIAITCSVAHQLPTHAAPSAAL, encoded by the coding sequence ATGTCCTGGATGAACGACCCCACCGACAGACACGGCGCATTGGTGCTACCGAGCGTGGAGGACTACCTCGGTGACGCGCAGACGCGATTCTTCGGTGCGGGGTACCGAGCGGTGGACCACCGGTTCACCGACGTCCACTCAGCGGACGGGGACGGTGGCCCATTGATGATCGCGTCCGCAGCCGTTGAGTACCCGCGCGACTGGTCCCGCAAGGGAAGCACTGATCAGCGACCGCATCTGTCCACTATCGATGTCCTTGTTCTCGGTGTCCGCCTCGCCGAGCTGTGGATGGCCCGCAACGTCGGTCTCAGCGATGACGCGCTGCGGTCGAGCTGGATCCGTGACGTCCAAATGAGGGCAGGCCGCGCGGCGGTCGAGGACGAACTGGAGGCCGTGCCGGTGGTGTTGTGGCGCTCAGAGGTGGCACGCTCACCGTCCGGCTCCGGCCGGTCTGTCAGCACGCTCGAATGTACCGTCAGCACCCTGACTCTGCGGCTCGAGCTGGACCACCCCACCGCACCGTCAGCGCTGGCCGTGCCCGTGGCCGATCCCATCAGCGGTGTAAACGGCCGGGTGGTCGGCGCGGCCTATCGAGCTCGTGCACCACAGGTCACCGATGTCCGGATCCCGGCCGACCGGTTGACGGCGGACGCACACGTGCGGCTCGAGCCCTGGGACGGCTTATCGGCACCGGGACACGGCTTCGAAGCAGTGTTCCAACCCTCGATCGGACTGATCGACGCGTTCGTCGTAGTTCTGCAGCTCGGCCAGATTTTGCTGTACGAGCTGGATGGACTCACCCGCACCGAGTCGCACACGCTATGGATGCGCTCAACACGGTGGCAGGCCAGCACACCAGCCACGCCGGGCGATGAGGCGCACCGAGCCACCGTCGAGCTGCGTGAGGCGCAACTGCTGCGCAACCGCGAGAACGAGATGTGGCGACGCGCGGACATCGTCGCCACGCTCGGCCGAATCGCGATCACGTGTTCAGTCGCCCACCAGCTGCCTACCCACGCAGCACCATCAGCCGCTCTGTGA
- a CDS encoding MFS transporter, with product MTGKQKAVLAVLLGAQFMFALDFSILTVALPRLQNELGFGLDTVQWVITAFALTAAGFMLMFGRIGDLIGRKVLFLTGMALLTASSLVGGFATTPLVLVIARVAQGLATAIVVPSGMALLTTSFPEGPLRTRALGLNGALLSLGFGSGAVLGGVLTDVWSWRWTFLINVPVGAVLLVAAAVLIVESRAVERLPLDVPGTATVTVGLLALVWGLTGAERHGWTSPDTVISLTAAIILLIAFYAIELRASAPLAPVRVLRSNAVRWGNLGGLITFSMESAVAFLLTLYMQQVLALTPMQAGLMFGCLGIGAFLGGTITSTIIERIGAKRTLVCGLLVQAANTVVLVWLTETVLVGVVMVLVTSFIGGLGHVLAIVSYTVVATSGIPDHEQGLATGLATMTQQVAFTVGIPVMSTIAATQYGPLQDGVATRDGVLAGTTLGFLIDGLIILVGALAISAFLRAPQPTITAASNADNLAPLRPRTDPSTPREPMKEN from the coding sequence ATGACGGGCAAACAGAAAGCCGTCCTCGCCGTCCTGTTGGGTGCGCAGTTCATGTTCGCCCTCGATTTCTCCATTCTCACGGTCGCACTGCCTCGACTGCAGAACGAACTCGGGTTCGGTCTCGACACTGTCCAGTGGGTCATCACGGCGTTCGCGCTGACCGCGGCCGGTTTCATGTTGATGTTCGGGCGCATCGGTGACCTCATTGGACGAAAGGTTTTGTTCCTGACCGGCATGGCGTTGCTGACCGCCTCGTCCCTGGTGGGCGGGTTCGCCACGACACCACTGGTCCTGGTGATTGCCCGGGTTGCTCAAGGTTTGGCGACCGCGATCGTGGTCCCGTCGGGGATGGCGTTGCTCACCACCAGCTTTCCCGAAGGGCCGTTGCGCACCCGCGCACTCGGACTCAACGGAGCGCTGCTGTCGCTGGGGTTCGGGTCGGGTGCGGTCCTCGGCGGGGTGCTGACTGACGTGTGGTCGTGGCGGTGGACGTTTCTGATCAACGTTCCCGTGGGCGCTGTGCTGCTGGTCGCCGCCGCCGTGCTCATTGTCGAGTCCCGCGCCGTTGAACGCCTTCCCCTGGACGTGCCCGGCACGGCGACTGTGACGGTCGGGTTGCTTGCGCTGGTGTGGGGATTGACCGGCGCGGAACGCCACGGCTGGACCTCGCCGGACACCGTGATCTCGCTGACGGCAGCGATCATTCTGCTGATCGCGTTCTACGCGATCGAACTGCGGGCCTCGGCTCCGTTGGCTCCGGTCCGTGTGCTGCGCAGCAACGCGGTGCGGTGGGGCAACCTCGGCGGTCTCATCACCTTCAGTATGGAATCGGCCGTCGCGTTTCTGCTCACGCTGTACATGCAGCAGGTGCTCGCGCTCACGCCCATGCAAGCCGGTCTGATGTTCGGCTGCCTCGGTATCGGCGCTTTTCTGGGCGGCACGATCACCTCGACGATCATCGAACGGATCGGCGCTAAGCGCACCCTGGTCTGCGGCCTGCTGGTGCAGGCCGCGAACACCGTGGTGCTGGTCTGGCTCACCGAGACCGTGCTGGTCGGCGTGGTCATGGTGCTGGTCACCAGCTTCATCGGTGGCCTCGGACACGTTCTGGCGATCGTCTCGTACACCGTCGTGGCGACCTCAGGCATCCCCGACCACGAGCAGGGCCTGGCCACCGGACTGGCCACGATGACCCAGCAGGTCGCATTCACCGTCGGCATCCCCGTGATGTCGACCATCGCAGCGACCCAGTACGGACCGTTGCAGGACGGCGTGGCCACCCGCGACGGGGTCCTGGCCGGCACGACCCTGGGCTTCCTCATCGACGGGCTCATCATCCTCGTCGGCGCGCTGGCGATCAGCGCGTTCCTGCGTGCGCCGCAGCCCACCATCACCGCGGCGAGCAACGCCGACAACCTCGCGCCCCTGCGTCCGCGCACCGACCCATCGACCCCGCGTGAACCCATGAAGGAGAACTGA
- a CDS encoding helix-turn-helix domain-containing protein — translation MKVDSERDRLATLGDFLTARRREIAPSRVGLPTDRRRRAPGLRREEVALLAGVGVSWYTWIEQGRANVSAQVLDAIARVLGLSADQRIYMRRLAGLNADYIDARYTPDKRELIPYVDNWNQGPAYVLDRYWNVITANDQFHTLWAATQRRINIVEHFFTDPHARTLYPLWESAAPTLTGRFRSQASRYPDDPEFRCLTRRLVTTSPAFAQLWAQHLVTDDACGPDSLFHPGTGPQKYMWTSLRFADRTGLTMVVYLPCHDAPSGALAERA, via the coding sequence ATGAAGGTGGACAGTGAACGTGACAGACTCGCAACGCTTGGAGACTTTCTCACGGCGCGACGGCGAGAGATCGCTCCTAGCCGAGTCGGTTTGCCTACAGACAGACGGCGCCGCGCACCAGGGCTCCGGCGCGAAGAGGTCGCGCTGCTCGCCGGCGTCGGTGTGTCGTGGTACACGTGGATCGAACAAGGACGGGCAAACGTCTCCGCCCAGGTACTCGACGCCATCGCCCGCGTCCTCGGCCTCTCAGCCGACCAACGGATCTACATGCGCCGATTGGCGGGCCTGAACGCCGACTACATCGATGCGCGATATACTCCGGACAAGCGGGAGCTGATCCCCTACGTCGACAACTGGAACCAGGGCCCCGCCTACGTCCTCGACCGCTACTGGAACGTGATCACAGCAAATGACCAATTCCACACGCTGTGGGCAGCGACGCAACGTCGCATCAACATTGTCGAGCACTTCTTCACCGACCCTCACGCGCGCACGCTGTATCCGCTCTGGGAGTCGGCCGCGCCGACGCTGACGGGGCGGTTCCGATCACAGGCGTCTCGCTATCCCGACGACCCCGAGTTCAGATGTCTGACTCGACGATTGGTGACCACAAGCCCGGCATTCGCCCAGCTGTGGGCGCAACACCTCGTCACCGACGACGCTTGCGGACCCGACAGCTTGTTTCACCCCGGAACAGGCCCACAGAAGTACATGTGGACGTCGCTGCGGTTCGCCGACAGAACCGGGTTGACGATGGTGGTGTACCTCCCCTGCCATGACGCACCCTCCGGAGCCCTCGCAGAACGAGCGTGA
- a CDS encoding phosphopantetheine-binding protein produces MDLHENVVQVLTRFGLPEDEIRRESSFDAMDADSLVLLEVALVLRKELGVTLDEDELVPELTATELVALIRQRMPTVDRTS; encoded by the coding sequence ATGGACCTACACGAGAATGTCGTCCAGGTGCTGACGAGATTCGGCTTGCCGGAGGACGAGATCCGGCGCGAATCGAGCTTCGACGCCATGGATGCGGACTCCCTGGTGTTGCTGGAAGTCGCGTTGGTGCTCCGCAAAGAGCTCGGCGTGACTCTCGACGAAGACGAGCTGGTGCCCGAACTGACGGCCACCGAACTCGTAGCCCTCATCAGACAGCGGATGCCAACCGTCGACCGTACAAGCTGA